The following are encoded together in the Girardinichthys multiradiatus isolate DD_20200921_A chromosome X, DD_fGirMul_XY1, whole genome shotgun sequence genome:
- the LOC124863394 gene encoding dexamethasone-induced Ras-related protein 1-like, with product MIKKMSSSENDFDIPAKNCHRMVILGSTKVGKTAIISRFLNERFDDQYTPTIEDFHRKFYSIRGDVYQLDILDTSGNHPFPAMRRLSILTGDVFILVFSLDNRDSFQEVQRLKRQIHETKSCLRNKTKEKVDVPLVICGNKCDRDFYREVQDEEIEKLVGEEHCAYFEISAKKNTNVDQMFQTLFTMAKLPNEMSPDRHCKVSVQYYDVLHRKSFRNRRCKDGNAYGIVAPCARRPSVHSDLMYIKEKAIGGSQAKEKGCVIC from the exons ATGATTAAGAAAATGTCCTCATCCGAGAATGACTTCGACATTCCGGCCAAGAACTGCCACAGGATGGTGATTCTTGGCTCCACCAAAGTTGGGAAGACGGCCATCATCTCTCGGTTCCTCAACGAGAGGTTTGATGACCAGTACACACCCACTATTGAAGACTTTCATAGAAAGTTCTACAGCATCAGAGGAGATGTTTACCAGCTGGACATCCTTGATACATCTGGAAACCACCCGTTCCCTGCAATGAGGAGACTTTCAATCCTCACTG GTGATGTTTTCATCCTGGTGTTCAGTCTGGACAACAGAGACTCCTTCCAAGAAGTGCAGCGGCTGAAACGCCAAATCCATGAAACCAAGTCCTGCCTACGCAACAAAACTAAGGAGAAAGTGGACGTTCCGCTCGTCATCTGCGGCAACAAGTGCGACCGGGACTTTTACAGGGAGGTGCAGGACGAAGAGATAGAGAAGCTGGTCGGAGAAGAGCACTGTGCGTACTTTGAGATCTCTGCAAAAAAGAACACCAATGTCGATCAGATGTTTCAGACTCTCTTTACCATGGCCAAGCTGCCCAACGAGATGAGTCCCGACCGACACTGCAAGGTTTCCGTGCAGTACTACGACGTTTTGCACAGAAAGTCCTTCAGGAACAGGAGATGCAAGGATGGGAACGCGTACGGGATAGTGGCACCATGTGCGCGCAGGCCGAGTGTGCACAGTGACTTAATGTACATCAAAGAGAAAGCGATAGGTGGCAGTCAGGCCAAAGAAAAAGGCTGCGTTATTTGCTGA